A single window of Vigna radiata var. radiata cultivar VC1973A chromosome 4, Vradiata_ver6, whole genome shotgun sequence DNA harbors:
- the LOC106758371 gene encoding protein LURP-one-related 15-like — translation MANQVSVINPFYCSADSITLQINTETGITYNENGDSLFYMDDTFFTLHNRRVLYDNTKTPIVTFYRKAVTMHERCKVFNGESTDSSQLLFSVKKTNKSIPPGITKLNVFLAKNKGKKESDFRVIIYGSKNSCAVYAGESPIIVAQVQNNGGFNVKIQPNVDYAFIVALLMIVKDMRCSNQLMDSTRRTSNAFELISSSISLAATQ, via the exons ATGGCGAATCAAGTCTCAGTTATCAACCCTTTCTACTGTTCTGCTGACTCTATCACTCTACAGATTAATACTGAGACAGGAATCACTTACAATGAAAATGGTGATAGTCTCTTTTATATGGACGATACTTTTTTCACACTTCACAACCGACGTGTCTTATATGATAATACAAAAACACCCATCGTCACCTTCTACAGAAAG GCCGTGACGATGCATGAGCGATGCAAAGTTTTCAATGGTGAAAGCACCGATTCATCTCAATTGCTATTTTCTGTGAAAAAAACCAATAAATCGATCCCACCCGGGATtactaaattaaatgtattcCTAGCAAAGAATAAAGGCAAAAAGGAAAGTGACTTTAGAGTGATCATTTATGGAAGTAAAAACTCTTGCGCAGTTTATGCCGGTGAATCTCCTATTATTGTAGCCCAA GTGCAGAATAATGGTGGCTTTAATGTGAAGATCCAACCTAACGTGGACTACGCATTCATAGTGGCTCTACTTATGATTGTTAAAGATATGAGATGTTCTAATCAGCTCATGGATAGTACACGAAGAACTAGTAATGCCTTCGAATTGATTTCATCATCGATATCGCTTGCAGCAACCCAGTAA
- the LOC106758848 gene encoding protein LURP-one-related 15-like isoform X4, with protein sequence MADQVSVINPFYCSADSITLQVNTEKGVTYNEKGDRLFYMDDTFFTLHNRRVLYDDTQKPIVTLYNKAVTLHERCKLFKGESIDSSELLFSVEKTNKSIPPGIAKLNVFLANNENKKESDFRVIIYGSKNSCTVYAGESPIIVAKVENNGGFNVMVYPNVDYAFIVALLMIVKDMKFSNGSTDSTQNSIALSLSL encoded by the exons ATGGCAGATCAAGTCTCAGTTATCAACCCTTTCTACTGTTCTGCTGACTCTATCACTTTACAGGTTAATACTGAGAAAGGAGTCACTTACAATGAAAAGGGTGATCGTCTCTTTTATATGGATGATACTTTTTTCACACTTCACAACCGTCGTGTTTTATATGATGATACACAAAAACCCATCGTCACTCTATACAATAAG GCTGTGACGTTGCATGAGCGATGCAAACTTTTCAAGGGTGAAAGCATCGATTCATCGGAATTGCTATTTTCCGTGGAAAAAACGAATAAATCGATTCCACCTGGGATTGCTAAATTGAATGTGTTCCTCGcaaacaatgaaaataaaaaagaaagtgacTTTAGAGTGATCATTTATGGAAGTAAAAACTCTTGCACAGTTTATGCCGGTGAATCTCCTATCATCGTAGCCAAG GTGGAGAATAATGGTGGCTTCAATGTCATGGTGTATCCTAACGTGGACTACGCATTCATAGTTGCACTACTTATGATTGTTAAGGATATGAAATTCTCTAATGGGTCCACTGATAGTACACAAAACAGTATTGCTTTATCGTTATCGCTTTGA
- the LOC111241461 gene encoding uncharacterized protein At1g43920, Chloroplastic-like produces MKGDSGGIGCSRRSIGSGMSQTCGSSSHLTSKMCGCGERLLVLKATTLKNKGRLFYRCRNWASNASCNYFEWVDEGHNEIEGSLQRKSEEVDVYMEKALLDLRKKKDKLKRKLEQKRKNFKMMLVFFVLSWALTVILCIMFVFKINCN; encoded by the exons ATGAAAGGTGACAGTGGAGGAATTGGTTGCTCACGAAGGAGCATTGGTTCAGGAATGTCTCAAACCTGTGGATCCTCCTCTCACTTAACTTCAAAAATGTGTGGTTGTGGGGAAAGATTGTTGGTGTTGAAGGCAACCACATTGAAGAACAAAGGGAGACTATTTTATAGATGTAGAAATTGGGCA AGTAATGCAAGCTGTAACTACTTTGAATGGGTTGATGAAGGGCATAATGAAATTGAAGGAAGCTTACAAAGGAAGAGTGAAGAAGTTGATGTTTATATGGAAAAGGCTTTATTGGatctaaggaagaagaaggataaGTTGAAGAGGAAATTAGAGCAGAAGAggaaaaatttcaaaatgatgttgGTGTTCTTTGTATTGTCATGGGCATTGACAGTGATATTATGTATTATGTTTGTGTTCAAGATAAATTGTAATTAG
- the LOC106758373 gene encoding uncharacterized protein LOC106758373, with translation MYLETQFTNTCLTDFSSTFAYCNHLKSLADQLSNVGASVSDQRLVLRLLAGLTEAYASFVTVMQQKDELPNFATTCSRLKMEETTIKERATRESGSTALLIVDEGFSSQPQHHNNNITSS, from the coding sequence ATGTATCTTGAAACTCAGTTCACAAACACGTGCTTGACTGATTTCTCCTCAACCTTCGCCTATTGCAACCACCTCAAATCTCTTGCTGACCAATTATCTAATGTCGGGGCTTCTGTTTCAGATCAACGTCTTGTGCTCCGCTTGCTCGCTGGATTAACCGAAGCCTATGCTAGTTTTGTCACGGTTATGCAACAGAAAGATGAATTGCCCAATTTTGCCACAACATGTTCTCGTTTAAAGATGGAAGAGACCACAATTAAGGAGCGAGCAACCCGTGAATCTGGTTCCACTGCCCTCTTAATCGTGGATGAAGGCTTCTCTTCACAACCGCAACACCATAACAACAACATCACTTCATCATAG